The Procambarus clarkii isolate CNS0578487 chromosome 7, FALCON_Pclarkii_2.0, whole genome shotgun sequence genome window below encodes:
- the LOC138357994 gene encoding uncharacterized protein, translating into MRILREFLFADDAAITTHTVEGLQQQFNRFAAACSTFGPTISLKKTQVMGQDVNELPCINIADYVMEAIHEFVYLGSTISDTLSLDAKLNRLIGTTAATLARLIKRVWENAKLTVLTKAQAYMACVMSTLLYGSIPFTCNLQRILDITWKDHVTNNTVLERTGVHSMFTLLKQRRMQ; encoded by the coding sequence atgcgaatcctcagggagttcctcttcgccgacgacgcagcgatcaccacacacacagtagaaggcctgcagcagcaaTTTAATcgctttgccgcagcctgttccACATTCGGCccgacaatcagcctgaagaagacacaggtgatgggacaagacgtcaatgagctaccctgtataaacatCGCAGACTATGTGATGGAGGCaattcacgagtttgtgtacctgggctccacaatctcagacaccctttccctggacgcTAAGCTCAACAGGCTTATCGGGACGACCGCagcaacactggccaggctcataaagcgcgtttgggaaaatgccaaactgacggTACTCACCAAGGCACAAGCCTACATGGCATGTGTgatgagtacacttctctacggctcaaTACCTTTCACGTGTAACCTGcaacgcatccttgacatcacgtggaaagaccacgtcaccaacaacacagtactcgagagaacaggagtccattcaatgttcactctcctgaagcagagacgTATGCAATga